The nucleotide sequence GCGCAGGTCCTGAGCGACCTGGGGGACGTCCTCGCGCAGAACGCGACGGCGCGGGCGCTGCTCGGCGGCGTGTGCACGGTGTCGGAGCACGGCCGGAACGTGGTGTGGCGCTGGTTCGCCGACCCGGAGGCGCGCACGGCGTACCCGGCCGAGGAGCACGCGCACCACAGCCGCCTGCACGTCGCCGACCTGCGCGCGGCGTTCGGCCGCCGCGCCGGCGATCCGGCCGCGACGCGGCTGGTCGAGCGGCTGCGCGGGGCGTCCGGGGAGTTCACGGAGCTGTGGGAACGGCACGAGGTGGCGGTCCGCCGGCACAACCGGATGCGGGTCGCGCACCCGCTGATCGGCCCGGTCGACCTGGACTGCCAGGTGCTGCTCGCCCCGGAGGGCGAACAGCGCCTCGTCCTGTACACCCCGCCGCCCGGCACGGACGCGGCGGAGCGCCTCGCACTGCTCCGGGTGGTGGGAACGGAACAGTTCGCGACGGGCTGACGGGCCGGGACCGTACTGCGGCCCCGGCGAGGCGCGGCCCGGGTACGGGCCGGTCCGGCACGGGTACGCCCCGGCGCACCCGGGTACGGGCCGGTCCGGCACGGGTACGCCCCGGCGCGTCCCGGTTACGGGGTTCAGCCGGCGGCGCGCTCAGCCCGCGGCGCGTTCGGCCGGCGGGCGGCGCCGCAGGGCGGGCTCGGTGAGGAAACGCGGCCGCCAGGCGCCGTCCGGCTGGTAGAGGTTCGTACCCGGCGGCACGATCGCGTCGATCCGGTCGAGGACGTCGTCCGTGAGGACGAGCGGCGCCCCCTTCAGGAGCCCGTCGAGCTGCTCCATCGTGCGCGGCCCGATGATGACCGAGGTCACCGCCGGGTGCGCGGCCGCGAAGGCGATCGCGAGCTCGGGCAGGGAGCAGCCGATCTCGTCGGCGAGCGCGACGAACTCCTCGACGGCGTCGAGCTTGGCGGCGTTGACGGGGAGGGCCGGGTCGAAGCGCTGCGGGAAGAGCGCGGGGCGTCCGCTGCTCATGTCGACGGGCAACCCCTTGCGGTACTTGCCGGTGAGGAAGCCGGACGCGAGCGGCGACCAGGTCAGTACGCCCATCCCGTACCGCTGGGCGACGGGCAGGACGGACGCCTCCACGCCC is from Streptomyces venezuelae ATCC 10712 and encodes:
- a CDS encoding helix-turn-helix transcriptional regulator, producing the protein MTGMTIDRRELADFLRRSRDRVRPQDVGLPAGPRRRTPGLRREEVAQLAGMSADYYIRLEQARGPQPSPQMLAALARALRLDTDGRDHLHLLAGHRPPAGPVAGDHVSPGLLHLLDQLESTPAQVLSDLGDVLAQNATARALLGGVCTVSEHGRNVVWRWFADPEARTAYPAEEHAHHSRLHVADLRAAFGRRAGDPAATRLVERLRGASGEFTELWERHEVAVRRHNRMRVAHPLIGPVDLDCQVLLAPEGEQRLVLYTPPPGTDAAERLALLRVVGTEQFATG